From the Euphorbia lathyris chromosome 6, ddEupLath1.1, whole genome shotgun sequence genome, one window contains:
- the LOC136232192 gene encoding oxoglutarate-dependent flavonoid 7-O-demethylase 1-like codes for MAQSKIETKLGSSLPVPCVQELVRKPLIQVPPQYVRPDLERQLLSDSSKLQLPVINMQKLISGDNDELNKFDNACREWGFFQVVNHGARKSVVERMKRELEELFNLPMEEKKKMWQEAGNMEGFGQHFVVSEEQKLDWADLFFLVTLPTHIRKPHIYSALPSSFREGVEAYSEELGNLAKRILEQMGKALGIDSNDIKENYEQGFQSMRMNYYPPCPQPDQVIGLNPHSDAGGLTILLHVNEIEGLQIKKDGNWIPVKPLPHAFVINIGDSLEIMTNGIYPSIEHRATVNSKKERLSIATFYSPRLDGKVGPAPSLITPQNPAKFTTMMAADFYKGFFARELRGKSYLEVARILDHPR; via the exons ATGGCACAGTCTAAAATAGAAACAAAGTTGGGAAGCTCACTTCCAGTTCCCTGTGTTCAGGAACTGGTTCGTAAACCATTGATCCAAGTTCCTCCACAGTATGTCCGTCCTGATCTCGAACGTCAACTCCTTTCCGACTCTTCCAAACTTCAACTACCCGTTATCAATATGCAAAAATTGATTTCCGGCGATAATGATGAACTCAACAAGTTTGACAATGCTTGTAGAGAATGGGGTTTCTTTCAG GTGGTGAATCATGGGGCAAGGAAATCGGTAGTTGAAAGAATGAAGAGAGAGCTGGAAGAACTGTTTAATCTACCAatggaagaaaagaagaagatgtGGCAGGAAGCAGGAAACATGGAAGGATTCGGACAACACTTTGTTGTGTCGGAAGAACAGAAGCTTGACTGGGCAGATCTTTTCTTCTTGGTTACACTTCCTACTCATATAAGGAAACCCCATATTTATTCTGCTCTCCCTTCCTCTTTcag AGAGGGCGTGGAAGCGTACTCGGAAGAATTAGGAAATCTGGCAAAGAGAATACTTGAACAAATGGGGAAAGCACTTGGTATAGAttcaaatgatataaaagaGAATTATGAACAAGGATTTCAATCAATGAGAATGAATTACTATCCACCATGCCCACAACCAGACCAAGTTATAGGCCTTAACCCTCATTCTGATGCTGGAGGACTCACCATTCTTCTCCATGTCAATGAAATTGAAGGCCTCCAGATCAAAAAAGATGGCAATTGGATTCCCGTTAAACCTCTCCCGCATGCTTTTGTCATTAACATTGGCGACAGTTTGGAG ATAATGACGAATGGAATATATCCGAGTATAGAGCATCGGGCAACAGTGAACTCAAAGAAAGAAAGGCTTTCAATAGCAACATTCTATAGCCCACGATTAGATGGAAAGGTAGGACCTGCACCAAGCCTAATCACTCCACAAAACCCGGCCAAGTTTACAACAATGATGGCTGCTGACTTCTATAAGGGCTTTTTTGCTCGTGAACTCCGAGGAAAGTCATACCTTGAAGTTGCTAGGATTCTGGACCATCCACGTTAA